The following proteins are encoded in a genomic region of Anser cygnoides isolate HZ-2024a breed goose chromosome 13, Taihu_goose_T2T_genome, whole genome shotgun sequence:
- the NEXMIF gene encoding neurite extension and migration factor isoform X3, whose translation MKLCFFFSFLFLILTLELKNNARRRKRFPEHAVGCMLQLHVSATEQMLWLHPRGDHGLEARPVLAAWLARCSGAWNEQKEVKLMDDQQEQDCASEDQETILINGVKENEPRAPDGEERPCGDAAVAFPALTAAPKEPQACHRVLPPLPSKKPCSLSPPSPLRLTDVPEHASDDSSAHAISLTSCVTKGMSSWSLPGDCEKAPFSMMEPGGMSALTGDCLMQPSRTCLGCFIESKDGIDAEPGISLKVGDINRDYDTCSVSDIGIHCMSTGETMRYGDQLLSDQLLSFPMHKSRAADKRDAEKSDSDSEDPTQKNYYEGLLLDKCNGEEPLLTNPNQEWGYFESFISESKIELLDLCSKNELSVNLFSEEDVDNYMFDDDDSTLGSDVCSLKIRYESFQDNVREKTTALQEDAQFNFFPSVFGNCTKRDSRSTLKRGPGGAADPSQFKSEEGIIWGEEEEDGEEEDGEEEEKAALNKSCNSTEVVQYVGSKRSHFLDSVNSTEDSGEFSDDSTCTESSFDVLRDIKDCSRYLSRDHSSSFIQQNYGLRAKRKVRYSDDYLYDVDSIENEKILDKKEWLPDGPKEEDDDEWCPKKRRKVSRKEPPVIIKYIIINRFKGEKHMLVKLSKVDANETTVTLNEELLSKYEKLAPLKGFWQERQQSRLDLLRSSLYHKQNFYLNGSDASFLPHPRKRKCKLANRHRIQRIKAIEQSVNKLGSCSSDHKQPCSSKEDAGLKGLQALAIATPSCANGLHVNDITGIAAVKCKSQEREYKGTERKVLRRIKFKSEARLKCKKIKAATNTTEGCPALENQDSAARLKDENVPCASDSSHLPECHEDKIAKNSAFLPSTSSSDKPLPSANITTNVPLIPGGYLQTLLDASDLSSSTGISYFTQHPSEQQHPLPSIVPADKPFAGLQPSQSCVLSPPSESELQQSPGHLEMEQSSFGSVWPASKAAGSNRQEFAGELREAAALSGEFSGAAGADGLPASSYPPVNLNSSKLLYQKNYVPDSQQVQSDDSYQSCHFNNGEGRFHFQRGTLSTDDGRLISFDSVGSLSVSSSNYSSLSLKSCEKDGEDDINDDFLAHCSPKLVIQQSIDEITPLKESTDLLDISNFTPDKFRQSSLSEMSPPDTPNLSPQIAGSDTKPLGTLKGFPESAQAALSSSEKVKWNCGVLQTEDQADNGFTLNNHQFQFHMFNDEDSVSLLEKSPCLSTFNEPSGQISTNSKVSKSKRKSSSSKNVGTNQSSSQKTTRKKSPKTNKGTEKPQGKNSRQAPRSTRKGKNAAGLNGEKAQAGGNRAINQLAGPALAAKGLAEGVQHCGPATGKLGKHNGLAGEWAVGKDSSAGWSETGLGNTTGLLDDDQREFEEPSNILSNIASGMADVQRFMMASIEPLWGPVGHNSVPDIFRSPESNSLKLKTLKILAGTPQESKKKANGGSPGTAKNHKSNNKGSSKNGKAAACDPGRPNCSTGYNTDIHSPFFDKNYSNLSTLGNNGPTHKKLYRHKSSSKSLRDENCKIKRTDREQTHKDPPVTASFEKLR comes from the exons ATGAaactctgcttctttttttcctttctttttttaatcttaactCTTGAGCTGAAAAACAACGCACGGAGAAGAAAGCGCTTTCCAGAGCATGCTGTAGGCTGTATGCTTCAGCTGCACGTCTCCGCAACGGAACAGATGCTGTGGTTGCACCCCCGAGGAGATCACGGGCTGGAAGCACGCCCTGTCCTTGCTGCCTG GTTGGCCAGATGCAGTGGGGCATGGAATGAACAGAAAGAGGTTAAATTGATGGATGACCAACAAGAGCAGGATTGTGCCTCAGAAGACCAAGAAACTATCCTGATTAATGGGGTGAAAGAAAATG AGCCACGTGCCCCGGATGGCGAGGAGAGGCCGTGCGGTGATGCCGCCGTCGCCTTCCCAGCCCTGACGGCAGCTCCGAAGGAACCCCAGGCGTGCCACCGCGTGCTGCCACCCCTGCCTTCGAAGAAGCCCTGCTCACTGAGCCCGCCGTCCCCGCTGCGGCTCACCGATGTCCCCGAGCACGCGTCAGACGACTCCTCGGCCCACGCCATCTCCCTCACGTCCTGCGTGACGAAGGGCATGAGCTCCTGGTCGCTGCCGGGTGACTGCGAGAAGGCTCCCTTCAGCATGATGGAGCCAGGAGGCATGTCCGCCCTGACCGGGGACTGCCTAATGCAGCCGAGCCGGACCTGCCTGGGCTGCTTCATTGAATCAAAGGACGGCATTGATGCAGAGCCGGGCATAAGCTTGAAAGTGGGGGATATAAATAGGGATTATGACACCTGTTCGGTCTCTGATATAGGGATTCACTGCATGAGCACAGGAGAAACCATGAGATATGGGGATCAACTGCTTTCAGACCAGCTTTTAAGCTTCCCTATGCATAAATCGAGGGCAGCGGACAAAAGAGATGCAGAAAAATCTGACAGTGATTCAGAGGACCCCACTCAGAAAAATTATTACGAGGGATTACTATTAGACAAATGCAATGGTGAGGAGCCCTTACTAACAAATCCCAACCAGGAATGGGGCTATTTTGAATCTTTCATTAGCGAAAGTAAAATTGAGCTGCTTGACCTCTGCTCCAAAAATGAGCTTTctgtaaatctgttttctgaggAAGATGTGGATAATTACATGTTTGATGATGATGATTCGACCTTGGGAAGCGACGTCTGCTCCTTAAAGATCAGATATGAGTCTTTCCAGGACAACGTGCGGGAGAAGACCACAGCCCTACAAGAGGATGCCCAGTTCAACTTCTTCCCCAGCGTCTTTGGCAACTGCACCAAAAGGGACAGCAGGAGCACCCTGAAAAGGGGGCCCGGTGGTGCCGCTGACCCTTCTCAATTCAAGTCTGAGGAAGGCATCatctggggggaggaggaggaggatggtgaggaagaggatggcgaggaggaggagaaagctgCCTTAAATAAATCTTGCAACAGCACAGAAGTGGTGCAGTACGTGGGCTCCAAAAGGAGCCACTTCTTGGACTCTGTGAATTCCACAGAGGACTCTGGGGAGTTCAGCGACGACAGCACGTGCACGGAGTCTTCCTTCGATGTGCTGCGGGATATAAAGGACTGCAGCCGGTACCTGTCCCGGGACCACTCCAGCTCCTTCATCCAGCAGAACTACGGGCTGCGGGCGAAGAGGAAAGTGCGATACAGTGACGACTACCTGTACGATGTGGACTCCATCGAGAACGAGAAGATCCTGGATAAGAAGGAGTGGCTCCCAGACGGTCCCAAGGAGGAGGATGATGACGAGTGGTGCCCCAAGAAACGGCGAAAAGTCTCTCGCAAGGAGCCCCCCGTTATCATCAAGTACATCATCATTAACAGGTTTAAAGGGGAGAAGCATATGCTGGTGAAGCTCAGCAAAGTGGATGCCAACGAGACAACTGTTACCCTGAAcgaggagctgctcagcaaatACGAAAAGCTGGCCCCATTGAAGGGCTTCTGGCAAGAGAGGCAGCAGAGCCGGCTGGATTTGCTCAGATCGTCTCTCTACCACAAGCAGAATTTCTATCTTAACGGCTCAGATGCTTCGTTCCTCCCTCACCCACGGAAGCGAAAATGCAAGCTAGCAAACAGGCACAGGATTCAAAGAATTAAAGCCATTGAGCAGTCAGTGAACAAGCTGGGCTCTTGCTCCTCTGATCACAAGCAACCTTGCAGCAGTAAGGAGGATGCAGGCCTGAAAGGGCTTCAGGCATTAGCCATCGCCACCCCCAGCTGTGCGAACGGATTACATGTAAATGACATCACAGGCATTGCTGCCGTGAAATGCAAATCGCAGGAACGGGAATACAAGGGGACGGAGAGGAAAGTGCTCCGCAGGATCAAATTCAAAAGTGAAGCCAGGttgaaatgcaagaaaatcAAAGCTGCTACCAACACGACGGAGGGCTGCCCGGCTCTGGAAAACCAGGACTCTGCAGCACGGCTGAAGGACGAAAATGTTCCATGTGCTTCAGACAGCTCCCATCTCCCGGAGTGCCATGAGGATAAGATTGCtaaaaattctgctttcctACCATCCACCTCCTCTTCAGACAAGCCTCTGCCATCTGCTAATATCACCACCAATGTACCCCTGATCCCTGGAGGCTATCTGCAGACGCTGTTAGACGCTTCGGATTTGTCGAGCAGCACTGGCATCTCGTACTTCACCCAGCACCCCTccgagcagcagcacccactcCCCAGCATCGTCCCAGCAGACAAGCCGTTCGCCGGCCTGCAGCCATCGCAGAGCTGCGTGCTGTCCCCGCCGTCCGAGTCTGAGCTGCAGCAGTCCCCCGGCCACCTGGagatggagcagagcagcttcGGCAGCGTGTGGCCGGCGAGCAAAGCTGCCGGCAGCAATCGGCAGGAATTCGCCGGAGAGCTGCGGGAGGCCGCGGCGCTGTCGGGAGAGTTCAGCGGTGCTGCGGGTGCTGACGGCCTCCCGGCCTCCAGCTACCCTCCAGTCAATCTGAACAGCAGCAAATTGCTCTACCAAAAAAATTACGTGCCGGATAGCCAACAAGTGCAGTCTGATGATTCTTATCAGTCGTGTCATTTTAATAATGGAGAGGGACGCTTTCATTTCCAGCGAGGTACACTAAGTACAGATGATGGCAGACTCATTAGTTTTGATTCAGTGGGTTCATTGTCAGTTAGTTCTAGCAATTATAGTTCTTTAAGTTTAAAGTCTTGCGAAAAGGACGGCGAGGATGATATTAATGACGATTTCTTGGCCCACTGCAGTCCCAAGCTAGTGATCCAGCAAAGCATAGATGAAATCACCCCTTTGAAGGAGTCCACGGACCTTTTAGACATTTCCAACTTCACACCCGATAAGTTCCGCCAGTCGTCACTTTCAGAGATGTCCCCTCCGGACACTCCCAACCTTTCCCCACAGATAGCCGGCTCTGACACCAAACCCCTGGGCACCCTGAAGGGCTTCCCGGAGAGCGCCCAGGCCGCTCTGAGCAGCTCCGAGAAGGTCAAGTGGAACTGCGGGGTCCTGCAGACCGAAGATCAGGCAGATAATGGGTTTACTTTAAATAATCACCAGTTTCAGTTCCATATGTTCAATGATGAAGATTCTGTCAGCCTTCTTGAAAAAAGTCCGTGCTTGTCAACATTTAATGAGCCATCTGGTCAAATTAGCACCAATAGCAAAGTGTCGAAATCTAAGAGGAAAAGTTCATCCAGCAAGAATGTGGGTACAAACCAAAGTTCTTCCCAGAAAACCACCAGGAAAAAATCTCCCAAAACCAACAAAGGCACCGAGAAGCCCCAAGGGAAGAACTCCAGGCAGGCACCCAGATCCACCAGGAAGGGGAAGAACGCTGCGGGCCTCAACGGCGAGAAGGCCCAAGCAGGCGGCAACAGAGCCATCAACCAGCTTGCTGGCCCGGCCTTGGCGGCCAAGGGGCTTGCTGAGGGCGTTCAACATTGCGGCCCGGCCACCGGGAAGCTGGGCAAGCACAACGGCCTGGCTGGAGAGTGGGCTGTGGGGAAGGACAGCAGTGCGGGCTGGTCGGAAACGGGCCTGGGGAACACCACCGGCCTGCTGGATGACGACCAGAGGGAGTTCGAGGAGCCCTCCAACATCCTGTCCAACATCGCCTCGGGGATGGCAGACGTCCAGAGGTTCATGATGGCCTCCATCGAGCCCTTGTGGGGGCCCGTAGGCCACAACAGCGTGCCAGACATATTCCGGTCACCCGAGTCGAACAGCCTGAAACTGAAAACCCTTAAAATTCTGGCAGGGACGCCCCAGGAGTCAAAGAAGAAGGCAAACGGCGGCTCGCCGGGAACGGCGAAGAACCACAAGTCGAACAACAAGGGCTCAAGCAAAAACGgcaaagctgctgcctgcgACCCTGGTCGCCCCAACTGTTCAACTGGGTACAATACAGACATTCACTCTCCCTTTTTTGATAAAAACTATAGTAACCTGAGCACTTTAGGCAATAACGGACCTACCCATAAAAAACTGTACCGTCATAAATCGAGTTCTAAATCACTGAGGGATGagaactgtaaaataaagcGAACAGACCGCGAACAGACCCATAAGGACCCACCTGTGACAGCTTCTTTTGAGAAACTGAG
- the NEXMIF gene encoding neurite extension and migration factor isoform X1 produces MKLCFFFSFLFLILTLELKNNARRRKRFPEHAVGCMLQLHVSATEQMLWLHPRGDHGLEARPVLAAWLARCSGAWNEQKEVKLMDDQQEQDCASEDQETILINGVKENEPRAPDGEERPCGDAAVAFPALTAAPKEPQACHRVLPPLPSKKPCSLSPPSPLRLTDVPEHASDDSSAHAISLTSCVTKGMSSWSLPGDCEKAPFSMMEPGGMSALTGDCLMQPSRTCLGCFIESKDGIDAEPGISLKVGDINRDYDTCSVSDIGIHCMSTGETMRYGDQLLSDQLLSFPMHKSRAADKRDAEKSDSDSEDPTQKNYYEGLLLDKCNGEEPLLTNPNQEWGYFESFISESKIELLDLCSKNELSVNLFSEEDVDNYMFDDDDSTLGSDVCSLKIRYESFQDNVREKTTALQEDAQFNFFPSVFGNCTKRDSRSTLKRGPGGAADPSQFKSEEGIIWGEEEEDGEEEDGEEEEKAALNKSCNSTEVVQYVGSKRSHFLDSVNSTEDSGEFSDDSTCTESSFDVLRDIKDCSRYLSRDHSSSFIQQNYGLRAKRKVRYSDDYLYDVDSIENEKILDKKEWLPDGPKEEDDDEWCPKKRRKVSRKEPPVIIKYIIINRFKGEKHMLVKLSKVDANETTVTLNEELLSKYEKLAPLKGFWQERQQSRLDLLRSSLYHKQNFYLNGSDASFLPHPRKRKCKLANRHRIQRIKAIEQSVNKLGSCSSDHKQPCSSKEDAGLKGLQALAIATPSCANGLHVNDITGIAAVKCKSQEREYKGTERKVLRRIKFKSEARLKCKKIKAATNTTEGCPALENQDSAARLKDENVPCASDSSHLPECHEDKIAKNSAFLPSTSSSDKPLPSANITTNVPLIPGGYLQTLLDASDLSSSTGISYFTQHPSEQQHPLPSIVPADKPFAGLQPSQSCVLSPPSESELQQSPGHLEMEQSSFGSVWPASKAAGSNRQEFAGELREAAALSGEFSGAAGADGLPASSYPPVNLNSSKLLYQKNYVPDSQQVQSDDSYQSCHFNNGEGRFHFQRGTLSTDDGRLISFDSVGSLSVSSSNYSSLSLKSCEKDGEDDINDDFLAHCSPKLVIQQSIDEITPLKESTDLLDISNFTPDKFRQSSLSEMSPPDTPNLSPQIAGSDTKPLGTLKGFPESAQAALSSSEKVKWNCGVLQTEDQADNGFTLNNHQFQFHMFNDEDSVSLLEKSPCLSTFNEPSGQISTNSKVSKSKRKSSSSKNVGTNQSSSQKTTRKKSPKTNKGTEKPQGKNSRQAPRSTRKGKNAAGLNGEKAQAGGNRAINQLAGPALAAKGLAEGVQHCGPATGKLGKHNGLAGEWAVGKDSSAGWSETGLGNTTGLLDDDQREFEEPSNILSNIASGMADVQRFMMASIEPLWGPVGHNSVPDIFRSPESNSLKLKTLKILAGTPQESKKKANGGSPGTAKNHKSNNKGSSKNGKAAACDPGRPNCSTGYNTDIHSPFFDKNYSNLSTLGNNGPTHKKLYRHKSSSKSLRDENCKIKRTDREQTHKDPPVTASFEKLRESDSILLKAETTFLVFPVFEEETPFSRKKTFDVCFFFPFVFFVCFFRNMPCGMLKCKC; encoded by the exons ATGAaactctgcttctttttttcctttctttttttaatcttaactCTTGAGCTGAAAAACAACGCACGGAGAAGAAAGCGCTTTCCAGAGCATGCTGTAGGCTGTATGCTTCAGCTGCACGTCTCCGCAACGGAACAGATGCTGTGGTTGCACCCCCGAGGAGATCACGGGCTGGAAGCACGCCCTGTCCTTGCTGCCTG GTTGGCCAGATGCAGTGGGGCATGGAATGAACAGAAAGAGGTTAAATTGATGGATGACCAACAAGAGCAGGATTGTGCCTCAGAAGACCAAGAAACTATCCTGATTAATGGGGTGAAAGAAAATG AGCCACGTGCCCCGGATGGCGAGGAGAGGCCGTGCGGTGATGCCGCCGTCGCCTTCCCAGCCCTGACGGCAGCTCCGAAGGAACCCCAGGCGTGCCACCGCGTGCTGCCACCCCTGCCTTCGAAGAAGCCCTGCTCACTGAGCCCGCCGTCCCCGCTGCGGCTCACCGATGTCCCCGAGCACGCGTCAGACGACTCCTCGGCCCACGCCATCTCCCTCACGTCCTGCGTGACGAAGGGCATGAGCTCCTGGTCGCTGCCGGGTGACTGCGAGAAGGCTCCCTTCAGCATGATGGAGCCAGGAGGCATGTCCGCCCTGACCGGGGACTGCCTAATGCAGCCGAGCCGGACCTGCCTGGGCTGCTTCATTGAATCAAAGGACGGCATTGATGCAGAGCCGGGCATAAGCTTGAAAGTGGGGGATATAAATAGGGATTATGACACCTGTTCGGTCTCTGATATAGGGATTCACTGCATGAGCACAGGAGAAACCATGAGATATGGGGATCAACTGCTTTCAGACCAGCTTTTAAGCTTCCCTATGCATAAATCGAGGGCAGCGGACAAAAGAGATGCAGAAAAATCTGACAGTGATTCAGAGGACCCCACTCAGAAAAATTATTACGAGGGATTACTATTAGACAAATGCAATGGTGAGGAGCCCTTACTAACAAATCCCAACCAGGAATGGGGCTATTTTGAATCTTTCATTAGCGAAAGTAAAATTGAGCTGCTTGACCTCTGCTCCAAAAATGAGCTTTctgtaaatctgttttctgaggAAGATGTGGATAATTACATGTTTGATGATGATGATTCGACCTTGGGAAGCGACGTCTGCTCCTTAAAGATCAGATATGAGTCTTTCCAGGACAACGTGCGGGAGAAGACCACAGCCCTACAAGAGGATGCCCAGTTCAACTTCTTCCCCAGCGTCTTTGGCAACTGCACCAAAAGGGACAGCAGGAGCACCCTGAAAAGGGGGCCCGGTGGTGCCGCTGACCCTTCTCAATTCAAGTCTGAGGAAGGCATCatctggggggaggaggaggaggatggtgaggaagaggatggcgaggaggaggagaaagctgCCTTAAATAAATCTTGCAACAGCACAGAAGTGGTGCAGTACGTGGGCTCCAAAAGGAGCCACTTCTTGGACTCTGTGAATTCCACAGAGGACTCTGGGGAGTTCAGCGACGACAGCACGTGCACGGAGTCTTCCTTCGATGTGCTGCGGGATATAAAGGACTGCAGCCGGTACCTGTCCCGGGACCACTCCAGCTCCTTCATCCAGCAGAACTACGGGCTGCGGGCGAAGAGGAAAGTGCGATACAGTGACGACTACCTGTACGATGTGGACTCCATCGAGAACGAGAAGATCCTGGATAAGAAGGAGTGGCTCCCAGACGGTCCCAAGGAGGAGGATGATGACGAGTGGTGCCCCAAGAAACGGCGAAAAGTCTCTCGCAAGGAGCCCCCCGTTATCATCAAGTACATCATCATTAACAGGTTTAAAGGGGAGAAGCATATGCTGGTGAAGCTCAGCAAAGTGGATGCCAACGAGACAACTGTTACCCTGAAcgaggagctgctcagcaaatACGAAAAGCTGGCCCCATTGAAGGGCTTCTGGCAAGAGAGGCAGCAGAGCCGGCTGGATTTGCTCAGATCGTCTCTCTACCACAAGCAGAATTTCTATCTTAACGGCTCAGATGCTTCGTTCCTCCCTCACCCACGGAAGCGAAAATGCAAGCTAGCAAACAGGCACAGGATTCAAAGAATTAAAGCCATTGAGCAGTCAGTGAACAAGCTGGGCTCTTGCTCCTCTGATCACAAGCAACCTTGCAGCAGTAAGGAGGATGCAGGCCTGAAAGGGCTTCAGGCATTAGCCATCGCCACCCCCAGCTGTGCGAACGGATTACATGTAAATGACATCACAGGCATTGCTGCCGTGAAATGCAAATCGCAGGAACGGGAATACAAGGGGACGGAGAGGAAAGTGCTCCGCAGGATCAAATTCAAAAGTGAAGCCAGGttgaaatgcaagaaaatcAAAGCTGCTACCAACACGACGGAGGGCTGCCCGGCTCTGGAAAACCAGGACTCTGCAGCACGGCTGAAGGACGAAAATGTTCCATGTGCTTCAGACAGCTCCCATCTCCCGGAGTGCCATGAGGATAAGATTGCtaaaaattctgctttcctACCATCCACCTCCTCTTCAGACAAGCCTCTGCCATCTGCTAATATCACCACCAATGTACCCCTGATCCCTGGAGGCTATCTGCAGACGCTGTTAGACGCTTCGGATTTGTCGAGCAGCACTGGCATCTCGTACTTCACCCAGCACCCCTccgagcagcagcacccactcCCCAGCATCGTCCCAGCAGACAAGCCGTTCGCCGGCCTGCAGCCATCGCAGAGCTGCGTGCTGTCCCCGCCGTCCGAGTCTGAGCTGCAGCAGTCCCCCGGCCACCTGGagatggagcagagcagcttcGGCAGCGTGTGGCCGGCGAGCAAAGCTGCCGGCAGCAATCGGCAGGAATTCGCCGGAGAGCTGCGGGAGGCCGCGGCGCTGTCGGGAGAGTTCAGCGGTGCTGCGGGTGCTGACGGCCTCCCGGCCTCCAGCTACCCTCCAGTCAATCTGAACAGCAGCAAATTGCTCTACCAAAAAAATTACGTGCCGGATAGCCAACAAGTGCAGTCTGATGATTCTTATCAGTCGTGTCATTTTAATAATGGAGAGGGACGCTTTCATTTCCAGCGAGGTACACTAAGTACAGATGATGGCAGACTCATTAGTTTTGATTCAGTGGGTTCATTGTCAGTTAGTTCTAGCAATTATAGTTCTTTAAGTTTAAAGTCTTGCGAAAAGGACGGCGAGGATGATATTAATGACGATTTCTTGGCCCACTGCAGTCCCAAGCTAGTGATCCAGCAAAGCATAGATGAAATCACCCCTTTGAAGGAGTCCACGGACCTTTTAGACATTTCCAACTTCACACCCGATAAGTTCCGCCAGTCGTCACTTTCAGAGATGTCCCCTCCGGACACTCCCAACCTTTCCCCACAGATAGCCGGCTCTGACACCAAACCCCTGGGCACCCTGAAGGGCTTCCCGGAGAGCGCCCAGGCCGCTCTGAGCAGCTCCGAGAAGGTCAAGTGGAACTGCGGGGTCCTGCAGACCGAAGATCAGGCAGATAATGGGTTTACTTTAAATAATCACCAGTTTCAGTTCCATATGTTCAATGATGAAGATTCTGTCAGCCTTCTTGAAAAAAGTCCGTGCTTGTCAACATTTAATGAGCCATCTGGTCAAATTAGCACCAATAGCAAAGTGTCGAAATCTAAGAGGAAAAGTTCATCCAGCAAGAATGTGGGTACAAACCAAAGTTCTTCCCAGAAAACCACCAGGAAAAAATCTCCCAAAACCAACAAAGGCACCGAGAAGCCCCAAGGGAAGAACTCCAGGCAGGCACCCAGATCCACCAGGAAGGGGAAGAACGCTGCGGGCCTCAACGGCGAGAAGGCCCAAGCAGGCGGCAACAGAGCCATCAACCAGCTTGCTGGCCCGGCCTTGGCGGCCAAGGGGCTTGCTGAGGGCGTTCAACATTGCGGCCCGGCCACCGGGAAGCTGGGCAAGCACAACGGCCTGGCTGGAGAGTGGGCTGTGGGGAAGGACAGCAGTGCGGGCTGGTCGGAAACGGGCCTGGGGAACACCACCGGCCTGCTGGATGACGACCAGAGGGAGTTCGAGGAGCCCTCCAACATCCTGTCCAACATCGCCTCGGGGATGGCAGACGTCCAGAGGTTCATGATGGCCTCCATCGAGCCCTTGTGGGGGCCCGTAGGCCACAACAGCGTGCCAGACATATTCCGGTCACCCGAGTCGAACAGCCTGAAACTGAAAACCCTTAAAATTCTGGCAGGGACGCCCCAGGAGTCAAAGAAGAAGGCAAACGGCGGCTCGCCGGGAACGGCGAAGAACCACAAGTCGAACAACAAGGGCTCAAGCAAAAACGgcaaagctgctgcctgcgACCCTGGTCGCCCCAACTGTTCAACTGGGTACAATACAGACATTCACTCTCCCTTTTTTGATAAAAACTATAGTAACCTGAGCACTTTAGGCAATAACGGACCTACCCATAAAAAACTGTACCGTCATAAATCGAGTTCTAAATCACTGAGGGATGagaactgtaaaataaagcGAACAGACCGCGAACAGACCCATAAGGACCCACCTGTGACAGCTTCTTTTGAGAAACTGAG GGAATCAGACTCCATTCTTCTTAAAgcagaaacaacatttttggtttttcctgtatttgaagaagagactcccttttctagaaaaaagacgtttgatgtttgtttcttttttccgtttgtttttttcgtttgtttctTTCGAAATATGCCTTGTGGTATGTTGAAATGTAAGTGCTGA